A window of Psychrobium sp. MM17-31 genomic DNA:
AATTCATTAAAACTCTCGCACCACACAATCACTGTATTGTATTGCGACGGATCGACATCACTTGGCAGGTTAACCACAAAATTATCGAAGGTTTTTACATCCCCCACTAACGCCATTTGCGATTTTAGTTGTTTAAATTTCGCTTCGGTCTCAACAAACTCTTTAGCTAAATACAGCTTATAAGATGGTCCCGGAGCCAGCTCCCCCATTAGCGTAATGGCGTTGTTACCAATAGTAACCTCGCCTTCTCCCCAATGCAGCGTGTCACTATCGGCAAGATCACGCGTAAATTGCGCTGAATATTGTACATCGCTGACGGCATTGGTGACTTGCTGTGCTGTTGGCGCAGGCGGCGCACTTAAAATAGGCAGGGTATAAATCCCTAGTGCGAATCCGAAAAAGCCAATGGCCAAGTGGCTCACAACCAAAAATGCTAATAATCTCTTACTCATTGTTCTACCGTTAAAAATTTTTCTTCTGTTAACTACTTAAATTTCAATCTTGTTCAATATGTAAAACACCCCGTTTATCGAGTGTCAATACTTGAAAATCCTGCGCTAAAAACAATGACCGTGAATAAGCTGTTTTTGCTTCATTTTCAATGTCACTAATATTTGGCGACTTAGTGAGATCTTGCTGATAGCGCGCACTAAAATGCGTCAGTACCAAGTTATCGATGTTGGCACTCTCAGCAAATTCTGCAACTTGTCGTGCATAACTATGACCAACATCGCCTGCCTTAGTTGCCATCTCTTGGGTATAAGTAGATTCATGTACAAGCACCTGAGACGACTTACACAACTCCTGCAATAACTCAGGATTATCATTGTCACCACACACCACGATTTTACGCGGTGCATTATCCACAATCAGATAATCGCAACTCTTAATGGTGTTACCTTGAAATTCAATGTCATTACCAGCTTGTAGTTGCCCCCACAGCGGCCCTTTGGGAACACCAAGTGCACTAAGCTTAGCGCCATCAAGTCGTTTAGTGTTTTCCGTTTCGGTAAAACTGTAGGCAAACGAAGGGACGCGATGAGACAATTGCGCCATATCAATTCGCGTCTTACCAATCAATTTAGGCGTAAAATCCTCAACTTGTTCATACTTAATTTCATAAGGAAAAAACAGTTCTGTGTGGCGTTGTGTCGCTTCAAGCCACTCTCTTATACCGCGTGGCGCAACTATTGTGAGCGGCGCAGTTCGCCCGTTCATTCCAGCACTTGCTAGCAGTCCCGGCAGACCATAACAATGGTCACCGTGAATATGCGTAATAAAAATAGCCTTTAATGAATTCACCGATAATGATGTGCGCAGTAGCTGATGCTGAGTTCCCTCGCCGCAATCAATCAAATACCAATCACTACCCTGACTTTCAATAATGGCAACCGCTGATACATTGCGATCTCTAGTTGGCGCCCCCGACGAGGTGCCTAAAAAACAAATTTTCATAATGGTTCAATAACTACTAACAATTAAACTTATAAGCTCTTTTTACTTCGACCACTTGCACTAAATACGACTCATACCATTTATCGCGGCCAAGTTGCTGGGCTATGGTGTGTTCACTGTCGCTTTTCCACTCTCGAATAGCTTCTTCGGTTGGCCAATAGGAAATAGCAATTTCTTGATCGCCCTCGGTCACCGCGACAAAATCAATGCAACCGTATTTCTCAAACGCCAACTCACGCATTTTCGCCACCATAGTCCCGTATTGACTATCCTGCTGTCCCGCTTTTGCTCTAAAAATTACAGCGTACATATCATTTTCTCAGTATATTAAGTGCTTCGTCAGCCAATGGCGGCTCAAAGTATTGGGTGACTTGATGAAATACTTGTGGCGTGTCGAATTTAGCCCGCGCTGGCTGTTCAATGCGGCGTTTAGCAATTTGCCTTAAACACACCTCATCGCTGACCTCGAGATAAATCAGTTGGTGCTGACAGCCAACTTCCTGCGCCAGTGTTAAGAACCAAAGACGTTGACGTTTCATATTGGCTGGAAAATCCATCACCACGCTTACGCCTTTAGCTAACAATTGCTGCACATGCTGTTTGATAAAAGGTTTTATTTGCGCCGAATAACGGATGTAATCATCAAACGAGTGTATCTGCTCAGGATAATGCGCGGCAAGCCAATCATCTTCACTGATCAGAATAGCCTCGTGCTCACTTGCTAGTTCTTTAGCTAGCGTCGATTTTCCCGCGCCCATCTTTCCACAAAGAAAATATAACGTTGCAGTCAAATTTAACTCCGTTAGTTAGAACAATGGATTAAAGAAACTGCGCTCATAACTAACGATGCAGCGTGTTTTCTCGGCATACGCAAATGCGGCAATACATTCATCATCTTGCATCGAGCGCTTACGATAGTCTTCATAAGCCGCCATGCTTTCGAACGTAAACAGTGCCAATGCAATGTTATTAGCGCCTTCTGACGGTAAAAAGTAACCGTGATGTTGGCCGCCAAATTTATTCACCAACGGGATCCACAGCTTGGCGTAATGTTCAAATTCATCGAGCTTATAAGGGTCGATAACATACCTTAAATAACAAGTAATCATGAAGTTTCCTTAGTTAATAAAGGTATCTTTAGCACGCTGCGAAACAAATAAATACGGCGTCCAAATAAGTAATGCAAAACCACTACGAGCAAGCGCTCTAATGGTATCTATGTCAAACATTTCTATCTCGGGAAAGAAGACGATTTTGGCAATGGCGGCATCAAATAAAATAAAGCCGGTAGAGGCCAGTGCCAAGCCAAAGTACCAATGAGGAAAATAGCGCTTCTTTTTAAAAAACAGCACCATCAAATAAAAACTACAGCTAATAATCAATAAATTAATGACGATTTCACTAGCAATAAAAGCTGCTAATAGCGGAGCGTAATGTTCACTCGTTGGCTCAACAAACATATCCCAAGTGC
This region includes:
- a CDS encoding DM13 domain-containing protein codes for the protein MSKRLLAFLVVSHLAIGFFGFALGIYTLPILSAPPAPTAQQVTNAVSDVQYSAQFTRDLADSDTLHWGEGEVTIGNNAITLMGELAPGPSYKLYLAKEFVETEAKFKQLKSQMALVGDVKTFDNFVVNLPSDVDPSQYNTVIVWCESFNEFITAAKYR
- a CDS encoding ribonuclease Z; the protein is MKICFLGTSSGAPTRDRNVSAVAIIESQGSDWYLIDCGEGTQHQLLRTSLSVNSLKAIFITHIHGDHCYGLPGLLASAGMNGRTAPLTIVAPRGIREWLEATQRHTELFFPYEIKYEQVEDFTPKLIGKTRIDMAQLSHRVPSFAYSFTETENTKRLDGAKLSALGVPKGPLWGQLQAGNDIEFQGNTIKSCDYLIVDNAPRKIVVCGDNDNPELLQELCKSSQVLVHESTYTQEMATKAGDVGHSYARQVAEFAESANIDNLVLTHFSARYQQDLTKSPNISDIENEAKTAYSRSLFLAQDFQVLTLDKRGVLHIEQD
- a CDS encoding antibiotic biosynthesis monooxygenase, whose amino-acid sequence is MYAVIFRAKAGQQDSQYGTMVAKMRELAFEKYGCIDFVAVTEGDQEIAISYWPTEEAIREWKSDSEHTIAQQLGRDKWYESYLVQVVEVKRAYKFNC
- a CDS encoding ATP-binding protein, with the protein product MTATLYFLCGKMGAGKSTLAKELASEHEAILISEDDWLAAHYPEQIHSFDDYIRYSAQIKPFIKQHVQQLLAKGVSVVMDFPANMKRQRLWFLTLAQEVGCQHQLIYLEVSDEVCLRQIAKRRIEQPARAKFDTPQVFHQVTQYFEPPLADEALNILRK
- a CDS encoding NIPSNAP family protein — translated: MITCYLRYVIDPYKLDEFEHYAKLWIPLVNKFGGQHHGYFLPSEGANNIALALFTFESMAAYEDYRKRSMQDDECIAAFAYAEKTRCIVSYERSFFNPLF
- a CDS encoding DUF2569 domain-containing protein, whose amino-acid sequence is MDLILESQQHSSQTIPAQVTSLQPENEATALPIGGWLILVAIGVVIAPFRVSFEMASLFIPIFTDGTWDMFVEPTSEHYAPLLAAFIASEIVINLLIISCSFYLMVLFFKKKRYFPHWYFGLALASTGFILFDAAIAKIVFFPEIEMFDIDTIRALARSGFALLIWTPYLFVSQRAKDTFIN